A stretch of DNA from Mesomycoplasma lagogenitalium:
TAAACGATTTTTTTATTCGTGAAATTAAATCAAAAAAGTCATCATAATTTTCTAGTGCTTGTTTGGAAAATTCATATCCTGCTAATCCGCCATCTTCAAATTTAATTGGCGTATATGGACCTCAAATTTTCTTAACTTCCTCTTGATCATAAAAACCCTTTTGCAAAATGGTTTCAAAAAATGATAAATCTTCCTTTTTAATAGTAGCAAAATTAGGTGTTTCAATTGCGCTTTTTATTATATAAGCAAATACTGAATCGTTGATTGTAATAACTTGCGAAGAACGACTTGTAGGAATTGCTCATAATGAATTTTCCATTTTTCTTTTAGCAACACCAACTATTTGATTATTGATAGTTAAAAATTGACTTGAAATTTTACTATTAACAATTTCTTTAATTGTCAAATCTCTTTCTTTTTCATTAACTCCATTTAAATCTAATTGCATGTCGTATTTTGCTAACATCGATACAACTGTAGGATAATTAAATACTAAATTATACAAATTATCTTTTGCTTTAATTGGTAATTTAGTATTTAAATCATCAGCAAGACCTTGATATCCACCCTGGATGGAAAATAAATCAATTGGTAAAAAACGATTATCTCATTTGTCGATAACTTCTTTTTTTACATTTCATTTTTTAATTATTTCTTTTAATGCTAATGTCTGTCCGCTTTCAGCGGGAAAAGAATTGGCGATTTTAAGAACGCCATCATCACTTTGATCAAATTTTGTATCACCGCAAGAAATAAAAGTTGCTAATGGTAAAAATGAAAAAAGTGCTGAATTTAAAATTTTAGTTTTTTTCATAATAATCCTTGTTCTATATTGTAATAAAATAAATTAAAAATCAGATTTTTTAAAAAAAATCTGATAATTTATTTATTTTTTAGTTATTTTTTTCAAATTATTCATATAAGGAACTAAAACCTCGGGAATATCAATTGAACCATCTTCATTTTGATATTGTTCTAAAATAGCCGCAAAAACTCTGTCAATTGCTATTCCAGAACCGTTAATTGTATGAGCATATTCATTTGAATTGCTCTGATTTTTATATCTTATCATTGCACGGCGAGCTTGAAAATCTCCAAAATAAGAAATTGATGAAACTTCACGATATCTTTGTTCCGAAGGTAATCATAATTCTAAATCAATTGTTTTTCTTGAAGAAAAACCTAAATCACCAGATGATAAAAGTAATTTACGATAGGGAATTTTGAGTTTTTCTAAAATGCTAGAAGCATCGTTAACTGTTTTTTCAAATTCTTTCAGTGCTTGTTCTTTATTTGTGATTTTAACAAGTTCAACTTTATGAAACTCATGCGATCTAATTAATCCTTTTGTATCTTTTCCGCCGCTACCAGATTCGGATCTATAACATTTAGTATAACCTACATATTTTTTAGCGTTAGTAAGATCTAAAATTTCATCATTATGATAATTAGTTAAAGTTACTTCTGCTGTAGGAATCATTCATAAATCATTATTTTCTATTCTATATAAATCTTCTGAAAATTTAGGTAATTGTCCAGTTCCATAAAGCATTTTAGACATTACCATTGTTGGAGTAACCATTTCAATATAATCATTTTGTGAATGAACATCTAACATAAATGATACTAATGCTCTAATTAATTTTGCTCCTTCGTTTTTAAAAATTGCAAATCTTGAACCGGACATTTTTACTGCTCTAGTAAAATCTAAAATATCTAATTCAACCCCAATTTCATAATGCGGCTTTAGCGCCTTTACAGTTCCTCTGCCCAACTTATCGTTAGTTTCTATTACAACATTATCATTTTCATCTACACCAAATGGCACATCATCTAAAGGTAAATTTGGAATGGTCATTAAAATCTCGTCAATTTCTTTATTTGTTGAATCTGTTTTTAAAGTCATTATTTCTATTTCATCTTTAATTATTTGAACTTCTTTTTTAAGATTGGTAGGATCTTTTTTCTCTCTAACAAATTTACCAATTAATGCTGATTTTTCGTTTCTCTGATTTTCCAAAACTTGTAATGCAGACATTAGTTCACTTCGTTGTTTACCTAATTCTTCTATTTTATCAATAACTGAAGTGTCAAAATTTCTTTTTTTCAATCCTTCTACGACCGCATTTTTATTATTTAATATGTATTTAATATTTAACATAATTAAAATTATAA
This window harbors:
- the serS gene encoding serine--tRNA ligase; the encoded protein is MLNIKYILNNKNAVVEGLKKRNFDTSVIDKIEELGKQRSELMSALQVLENQRNEKSALIGKFVREKKDPTNLKKEVQIIKDEIEIMTLKTDSTNKEIDEILMTIPNLPLDDVPFGVDENDNVVIETNDKLGRGTVKALKPHYEIGVELDILDFTRAVKMSGSRFAIFKNEGAKLIRALVSFMLDVHSQNDYIEMVTPTMVMSKMLYGTGQLPKFSEDLYRIENNDLWMIPTAEVTLTNYHNDEILDLTNAKKYVGYTKCYRSESGSGGKDTKGLIRSHEFHKVELVKITNKEQALKEFEKTVNDASSILEKLKIPYRKLLLSSGDLGFSSRKTIDLELWLPSEQRYREVSSISYFGDFQARRAMIRYKNQSNSNEYAHTINGSGIAIDRVFAAILEQYQNEDGSIDIPEVLVPYMNNLKKITKK